The nucleotide sequence GGGGCGGCGTGAGCGACGTGGGTGGCATTACGCCCCTCATGAAGGTCGTCCACCTCTGCGAGGCCTTCAACGTGCAGATGGAGGTGCACGGCGGCGGGCCCGGTAATCTGCACGCGCTCTGCGCCATGAACTTCCCCGGCAAATACTACGAGCGCGGCCTGCTGCACCCCCACATCGACTATGAGGAAGTCGAGCCCTGGCTAAACAGCAAATCCGATCCCATAGATGCCGCGGGCAACGTGCACGTCTCCCCAGCCCCCGGCCTCGGCTGGGATATCAACTGGGACTACATCGACGCCCACACAGTGTCTTGATAGTCAAGAAAAGCAGTAGCAACTCTGATCGCGCAAACGGTTGCAAGATTCCCAGGCGGACTCACACGATGGTCTGACGCTAGGTTGATTGGACAGTCCATCCTTCAGTCACGTCTGCTTGAGCGCAAATACTCTCACAGCTCCCAAATTGGTGACCCTACCAAGACATGAGATCGGCGTAGATGTGCGGGGCAACGCGCACCACTTCGCCGGTGCGGGAAGACTCCTCGCAGGCGAGGGCTACGGCCACGATGTAGCGTCCCCAGAGGCCGTCGACAGGTGGGGGTGTATCGGTCTCGATGGAGTGGACGAGTCCAGCCAGCTCTAACTCAAAAGAGTCTTTGCCGGAGACCGGCTGCTCGACGTACCGTGTGCCCTCGCTGAGCCAGAGGCGGTCGTCGCGAGTGGCGACGCGCATGCGTGCCTGCGTGCCGATGATTTCCACCTCGTTCCGTTCCGGTCCCTCTTGGGGATAACCGGTATGGTGCAGTGTCGCGTGGGTACCGTTGGCGAAGTCCAGCCACGCCAGGCCGGTATCGTCGGTATTCTGGCCGACCATGGGATTGCTCACCCACGCCCGCACGGCCGTGATGGGGCTGCCGATGAGCCACGTGAGGCGATCGAGCATGTGGACGCCGTTCATGTACCACATGCCGCCCCCGCCCTCGGCGCGGTTGAGAAACCACGGCGGGCGGAATGCCAGGTCAAACGTGCGGTACCAGGTATCGGTGGCAAAGACGACCGTACCCAGTTGCCCATCCTCGATGAGTTGCCTCGCTGCCAGACCGGCAGGCACAAAGTGCTCCGTATGCGCCACGAGCAGCTTGACACCGGCATTCTCGGCGGCGGCATTAATCGCGTCGCAATCCGCCACCGTCATCGCCAT is from Chloroflexota bacterium and encodes:
- a CDS encoding Gfo/Idh/MocA family oxidoreductase, which gives rise to MTYGVGIIGASRVSAGHAAAVAAVPETQLVAIAEPDAQRREQFAHNKPCTAFASHSELLADPRIDIVMIGLPHYLHTEVAVAACEAGKHVFLEKPMAMTVADCDAINAAAENAGVKLLVAHTEHFVPAGLAARQLIEDGQLGTVVFATDTWYRTFDLAFRPPWFLNRAEGGGGMWYMNGVHMLDRLTWLIGSPITAVRAWVSNPMVGQNTDDTGLAWLDFANGTHATLHHTGYPQEGPERNEVEIIGTQARMRVATRDDRLWLSEGTRYVEQPVSGKDSFELELAGLVHSIETDTPPPVDGLWGRYIVAVALACEESSRTGEVVRVAPHIYADLMSW